In Silene latifolia isolate original U9 population chromosome 3, ASM4854445v1, whole genome shotgun sequence, a single window of DNA contains:
- the LOC141647935 gene encoding phosphatidylinositol N-acetylglucosaminyltransferase subunit C — MDKNTSVAPRKWRKVAYGGMQPGFDDNHTDDSFLEEMVTNANVVKRDLFKVMLDSISISQYICIVTLVALVWSYTLESTITYNSLLLLDLILLGSGFLVLLLTSEMFTPKLFAKYILNISYFITGLYALSPIYHTLTRSISSDSIWALTAILVVLHLFLHDYTGCTIKAPGSSTSPTLTSNISLNTSIIASVLIASRLPSRQHVFAIMLFSLLVFLFAPFVLYCIKRFSFVLHLGISLGLVGLALALVYRLQGFLFGMLLGLLVFITFICPYWLIRIQKYKFEINGPWDEAKLCFDITE, encoded by the coding sequence ATGGATAAAAACACGTCTGTTGCTCCGCGAAAATGGAGAAAAGTAGCTTATGGAGGGATGCAACCCGGGTTTGATGACAATCATACTGATGATTCTTTTCTTGAGGAGATGGTAACGAATGCTAATGTCGTTAAGAGGGACTTGTTTAAGGTGATGTTGGATTCAATCTCAATCTCGCAGTATATTTGTATCGTTACCCTTGTGGCCTTGGTTTGGTCTTATACACTTGAATCTACTATTACTTACAACTCTCTCTTGCTTCTCGATCTAATCTTACTTGGTTCCGGTTTCTTGGTTCTCCTTTTAACGTCCGAGATGTTTACCCCGAAACTATTTGCAAAATATATCCTTAATATCTCCTATTTCATTACGGGATTATATGCTTTGTCACCAATCTACCATACTCTTACAAGGTCCATCAGCTCGGATTCCATTTGGGCATTAACAGCTATACTTGTAGTTCTCCATTTGTTTTTGCACGACTACACTGGCTGTACTATCAAGGCCCCCGGTTCTTCTACTAGTCCTACTTTAACTAGCAACATATCTTTGAATACCTCCATAATAGCTTCCGTCTTGATTGCTTCTCGGCTTCCGTCTAGGCAACATGTTTTTGCCATCATGCTCTTTTCCTTGTTGGTTTTCCTGTTTGCTCCATTCGTCTTGTATTGTATTAAAAGGTTCTCGTTTGTGTTGCATCTCGGGATTTCACTCGGATTGGTGGGTCTAGCTTTGGCATTAGTTTACAGACTGCAAGGTTTTCTGTTCGGGATGTTGTTAGGGTTGCTGGTTTTCATCACATTTATATGTCCATATTGGCTTATCAGGATACAAAAGTACAAGTTTGAGATCAATGGCCCGTGGGATGAGGCTAAGCTCTGTTTTGATATAACCGAATAA
- the LOC141647936 gene encoding serine/threonine protein phosphatase 2A 55 kDa regulatory subunit B beta isoform-like isoform X1: MNGGGGGGGEVSGVGAPSATPLDWKFSQVFGERAAGEEVQEVDIISAIEFDKSGDHLATGDRGGRVVLFERTDTKDHGISRRDLERTDHPVSRHPEFRYKTEFQSHEPEFDYLKSLEIEEKINKIRWCQTANGALFLLSTNDKTIKFWKVQEKKVKKISDMNMDTTKVAGNGSVASSSGSKPHLANGGFTDKLSSSLSDDLLFPPGGIPSLHLPVVVTSNETSLLARCRRVYAHAHDYHINSISNNSDGETFISADDLRINLWNLEISSQSFNIVDVKPQNMEDLTEVITSAEFHPSHCNTLAYSSSKGSIRLIDLRQSALCDSHAKMFEEQEAPASRSFFTEIIASISDIKFARDGRYILSRDYMTLKLWDINMDSSPVATFQVHEHLRPKLCDLYENDSIFDKFECCLSGDGQRLATGSYSNLFRVFGCAPGSSEATTLEASKNPMRRQVQTPARPSRSLSSMTRVIRRGSESPGVDSNGNSFDFTTKLLHLAWHPSENSIACAAANSLYMYYA, from the exons ATGAACGGTGGCGGTGGCGGCGGAGGTGAAGTTTCCGGCGTCGGAGCTCCGTCAGCAACTCCGCTTGATTGGAAATTCTCTCAGGTTTTCGGCGAACGCGCTGCTGGTGAAGAAGTTCAAGAAG TTGATATCATTTCAGCTATCGAGTTTGATAAATCTGGAGATCATTTAGCTACTGGTGATCGTGGTGGCCGGGTGGTTCTATTTGAGAGGACAGACACAAAGGAT CATGGTATTAGTAGAAGAGATTTGGAGAGGACGGACCATCCAGTTAGTCGGCATCCTGAGTTCCGGTATAAAACTGAATTTCAAAGTCATGAGCCTGAG TTTGACTATCTAAAGAGTTTGGAAATTGAAGAGAAAATTAACAAAATCAGATGGTGCCAAACTGCAAATGGCGCATTGTTTCTTTTATCTACTAATGATAAGACCATCAAGTTCTGGAAG gttcaagaaaagaaagtcaaGAAGATAAGTGACATGAATATGGACACTACGAAAGTGGCAGGGAACGGTTCTGTTGCAAGTTCTAGTGGTTCTAAGCCTCATCTTGCAAATGGAGGGTTTACTGACAAGCTTTCCAGTTCCTTGAGTGATGACCTATTGTTCCCACCTGGAGGGATACCCTCTTTGCACTTACCTGTGGTA GTTACCAGCAACGAGACCAGCCTTCTAGCTAGATGTCGAAGAGTATATGCTCATGCTCATGACTATCATATAAACTCGATATCAAATAACAG TGATGGGGAGACTTTTATATCAGCAGATGATTTGCGTATAAATCTCTGGAACTTGGAGATTAGCAGTCAAAGTTTCAATATTGTTGATGTAAAGCCTCAAAATATGGAGGATCTGACTG AGGTTATTACGTCAGCTGAGTTTCACCCTAGCCACTGCAACACGTTAGCATACAGTAGTTCTAAGGGATCAATTCGGCTCATTGATTTGCGGCAATCAGCATTATGTGACAGCCATGCAAAAAT GTTTGAGGAACAGGAAGCACCTGCTTCAAGATCCTTTTTTACAGAGATAATTGCCTCAATTTCAGATATCAAATTTGCAAGAGATGGAAGATACATACTTAGCCGTGACTACATGACTCTGAAG TTATGGGACATCAATATGGATTCAAGCCCTGTTGCAACCTTTCAGGTCCATGAGCATTTAAGACCCAAG CTATGTGATTTGTATGAGAATGATTCAATCTTCGATAAGTTTGAGTGCTGTCTGAGTGGTGATGGGCAGCGACTGGCAACTGGTTCATACAG TAATCTATTCCGTGTATTTGGTTGCGCTCCTGGCAGTTCAGAGGCCACAACCCTAGAGGCCAGCAAAAACCCTATGAG GAGACAAGTGCAAACCCCAGCTAGGCCTTCCAGATCACTGAGCAGCATGACACGCGTTATCAGAAGAG GATCCGAGAGTCCTGGCGTTGATTCAAACGGAAATTCGTTTGACTTCACAACAAAATTGCTTCACTTAGCATGGCATCCCTCTGAAAACTCAATTGCCTGTGCCGCAGCAAACAGCTTGTACATGTATTACGCATAG
- the LOC141647936 gene encoding serine/threonine protein phosphatase 2A 55 kDa regulatory subunit B beta isoform-like isoform X2 has protein sequence MNGGGGGGGEVSGVGAPSATPLDWKFSQVFGERAAGEEVQEVDIISAIEFDKSGDHLATGDRGGRVVLFERTDTKDHGISRRDLERTDHPVSRHPEFRYKTEFQSHEPEFDYLKSLEIEEKINKIRWCQTANGALFLLSTNDKTIKFWKVQEKKVKKISDMNMDTTKVAGNGSVASSSGSKPHLANGGFTDKLSSSLSDDLLFPPGGIPSLHLPVVTSNETSLLARCRRVYAHAHDYHINSISNNSDGETFISADDLRINLWNLEISSQSFNIVDVKPQNMEDLTEVITSAEFHPSHCNTLAYSSSKGSIRLIDLRQSALCDSHAKMFEEQEAPASRSFFTEIIASISDIKFARDGRYILSRDYMTLKLWDINMDSSPVATFQVHEHLRPKLCDLYENDSIFDKFECCLSGDGQRLATGSYSNLFRVFGCAPGSSEATTLEASKNPMRRQVQTPARPSRSLSSMTRVIRRGSESPGVDSNGNSFDFTTKLLHLAWHPSENSIACAAANSLYMYYA, from the exons ATGAACGGTGGCGGTGGCGGCGGAGGTGAAGTTTCCGGCGTCGGAGCTCCGTCAGCAACTCCGCTTGATTGGAAATTCTCTCAGGTTTTCGGCGAACGCGCTGCTGGTGAAGAAGTTCAAGAAG TTGATATCATTTCAGCTATCGAGTTTGATAAATCTGGAGATCATTTAGCTACTGGTGATCGTGGTGGCCGGGTGGTTCTATTTGAGAGGACAGACACAAAGGAT CATGGTATTAGTAGAAGAGATTTGGAGAGGACGGACCATCCAGTTAGTCGGCATCCTGAGTTCCGGTATAAAACTGAATTTCAAAGTCATGAGCCTGAG TTTGACTATCTAAAGAGTTTGGAAATTGAAGAGAAAATTAACAAAATCAGATGGTGCCAAACTGCAAATGGCGCATTGTTTCTTTTATCTACTAATGATAAGACCATCAAGTTCTGGAAG gttcaagaaaagaaagtcaaGAAGATAAGTGACATGAATATGGACACTACGAAAGTGGCAGGGAACGGTTCTGTTGCAAGTTCTAGTGGTTCTAAGCCTCATCTTGCAAATGGAGGGTTTACTGACAAGCTTTCCAGTTCCTTGAGTGATGACCTATTGTTCCCACCTGGAGGGATACCCTCTTTGCACTTACCTGTG GTTACCAGCAACGAGACCAGCCTTCTAGCTAGATGTCGAAGAGTATATGCTCATGCTCATGACTATCATATAAACTCGATATCAAATAACAG TGATGGGGAGACTTTTATATCAGCAGATGATTTGCGTATAAATCTCTGGAACTTGGAGATTAGCAGTCAAAGTTTCAATATTGTTGATGTAAAGCCTCAAAATATGGAGGATCTGACTG AGGTTATTACGTCAGCTGAGTTTCACCCTAGCCACTGCAACACGTTAGCATACAGTAGTTCTAAGGGATCAATTCGGCTCATTGATTTGCGGCAATCAGCATTATGTGACAGCCATGCAAAAAT GTTTGAGGAACAGGAAGCACCTGCTTCAAGATCCTTTTTTACAGAGATAATTGCCTCAATTTCAGATATCAAATTTGCAAGAGATGGAAGATACATACTTAGCCGTGACTACATGACTCTGAAG TTATGGGACATCAATATGGATTCAAGCCCTGTTGCAACCTTTCAGGTCCATGAGCATTTAAGACCCAAG CTATGTGATTTGTATGAGAATGATTCAATCTTCGATAAGTTTGAGTGCTGTCTGAGTGGTGATGGGCAGCGACTGGCAACTGGTTCATACAG TAATCTATTCCGTGTATTTGGTTGCGCTCCTGGCAGTTCAGAGGCCACAACCCTAGAGGCCAGCAAAAACCCTATGAG GAGACAAGTGCAAACCCCAGCTAGGCCTTCCAGATCACTGAGCAGCATGACACGCGTTATCAGAAGAG GATCCGAGAGTCCTGGCGTTGATTCAAACGGAAATTCGTTTGACTTCACAACAAAATTGCTTCACTTAGCATGGCATCCCTCTGAAAACTCAATTGCCTGTGCCGCAGCAAACAGCTTGTACATGTATTACGCATAG